The proteins below come from a single Flavobacterium lindanitolerans genomic window:
- a CDS encoding AIR synthase related protein, producing the protein MSSDTSKRYNLRGVSASKEDVHNAIKNIDKGLFPKAFCKIVPDYLTNDEDYCLIMHADGAGTKSSLAYLYWKETGDLSVWKGISQDALIMNIDDLLCVGATDNILLSSTIGRNKNLIPAEVISAIINGTEELIEELKSFGVTIHSTGGETADVGDLVRTIIVDSTVTARIRRDKVVDNANIKPGDVIVGLASFGQATYEKSYNGGMGSNGLTSARHDVFHNYLAQKYPESFDASVPADLVYSGNVKLTDEVKGAPIDAGKLVLSPTRTYAPVIKKILDTYSPEQIHGMVHCSGGAQTKVLHFVDNVHVIKDNLFPIPPLFRLIQEQSKTDWKEMYQVFNCGHRMEIYVPQEIANEIIAISGSFNIEAQIVGRVEASENKKLTIKSEFGTFEY; encoded by the coding sequence ATGAGTTCTGATACCAGCAAACGCTATAATTTGCGAGGAGTTTCTGCTTCAAAAGAAGATGTCCATAACGCAATTAAAAACATAGACAAAGGATTATTTCCAAAAGCTTTCTGCAAAATTGTTCCGGATTACTTAACCAATGACGAAGACTACTGCCTCATTATGCATGCAGACGGAGCAGGAACAAAATCATCTTTAGCTTATTTGTACTGGAAAGAAACGGGCGATTTGTCTGTTTGGAAAGGCATTTCTCAAGATGCCCTCATTATGAATATTGACGATTTGTTGTGCGTTGGCGCTACAGACAATATATTGCTGTCTTCCACTATTGGGAGGAACAAAAACCTCATTCCGGCCGAAGTAATTTCTGCCATCATTAACGGAACTGAAGAACTTATTGAAGAGTTAAAATCTTTTGGTGTTACCATTCATTCAACAGGTGGCGAAACGGCAGATGTAGGTGATTTGGTACGTACCATAATTGTCGATTCTACCGTAACGGCAAGAATTAGAAGAGATAAAGTAGTTGATAATGCCAATATCAAACCAGGCGATGTGATTGTTGGTTTGGCTTCTTTTGGTCAGGCAACTTATGAAAAATCGTATAACGGAGGAATGGGCAGTAACGGATTGACATCAGCGCGTCATGATGTATTCCATAACTATCTTGCTCAGAAATATCCTGAAAGTTTTGACGCTTCTGTACCGGCAGATTTGGTATATTCCGGTAATGTGAAACTAACAGACGAAGTTAAAGGCGCTCCAATTGATGCCGGAAAACTGGTACTTTCTCCAACAAGAACCTATGCGCCTGTTATCAAAAAAATCCTGGATACCTATTCTCCTGAACAAATCCACGGAATGGTTCATTGCAGCGGAGGTGCTCAGACCAAAGTTTTACATTTTGTTGATAACGTACATGTGATAAAAGACAATTTATTCCCGATACCGCCACTTTTCAGGCTTATTCAGGAACAATCAAAGACAGACTGGAAAGAAATGTATCAGGTATTCAATTGCGGACACAGGATGGAAATCTACGTGCCACAGGAAATAGCCAATGAAATCATAGCAATTTCCGGGTCGTTTAACATAGAAGCGCAGATTGTAGGTAGGGTTGAAGCCTCAGAAAACAAGAAGCTGACAATAAAAAGTGAATTCGGAACTTTTGAATATTAA
- a CDS encoding GNAT family N-acetyltransferase yields MMQFQTLEKSSTEEILEVFNSSFSDYIVPFRLTLPQLEGKITNDSVRLELSVGAFEAGKLVGFILHGYDKINGETVVYNAGTGIIPEKRGNGLTAQLYEYILPFLKTENTDIVRLEVLTENIPALKTYEKTGFKIVRNLDCYKTSLQIEGQDKDYDIRELKSFDWQNMRLFWDWEPSWQNLITAVENLKESNHSVGIFDEEQLLGYLIYNPAAKRVQQFAIKKEFRRKGLAGQLFGYIASNFGNEIALINIDGNSKETAAFLESLGFEKFISQYEMELKLDGLREVYTG; encoded by the coding sequence ATGATGCAATTCCAGACGCTTGAAAAAAGCAGTACAGAAGAAATTCTGGAAGTTTTCAATAGTTCATTTTCAGATTATATTGTTCCTTTTCGGCTGACCTTACCACAATTAGAAGGGAAAATCACCAATGACAGTGTTCGTCTGGAATTGTCTGTCGGAGCTTTTGAAGCCGGCAAATTAGTCGGGTTTATACTCCATGGTTATGATAAGATTAATGGGGAAACTGTGGTTTACAATGCCGGAACGGGAATCATACCTGAAAAAAGAGGAAATGGACTCACTGCCCAACTTTACGAATATATTCTCCCTTTTCTAAAGACTGAAAATACAGACATTGTCAGACTTGAGGTACTTACGGAAAATATTCCCGCGCTAAAAACCTATGAAAAAACAGGTTTTAAGATAGTCCGAAATCTCGATTGTTATAAAACATCACTACAAATAGAAGGTCAAGACAAAGACTATGACATTAGAGAGCTAAAATCGTTTGACTGGCAAAACATGAGACTGTTTTGGGATTGGGAACCTTCATGGCAAAATTTAATCACTGCAGTAGAAAATTTAAAAGAATCCAATCATTCGGTTGGAATTTTTGACGAGGAACAATTACTCGGTTATCTGATTTATAATCCTGCTGCGAAAAGAGTACAGCAGTTTGCTATTAAAAAAGAATTCCGTAGAAAAGGATTGGCAGGGCAGCTTTTCGGCTATATTGCTTCTAATTTTGGTAACGAAATAGCATTAATCAATATCGATGGTAATTCTAAAGAAACCGCGGCTTTTTTGGAATCTTTGGGATTCGAAAAATTTATAAGCCAATATGAAATGGAATTAAAATTAGATGGCTTGCGGGAAGTTTATACAGGATAG
- a CDS encoding iron chaperone: MTAKPDNIDEYIATFPHDVQKILEEVRSTIQKAAPEATEAIKYAIPTFVLNGNLVHFAAFKNHIGFYPAPEGMEEFDRELTAYKKGKGSVQFPFDQPIPLDLIARITAFRVKQNSEKKK, from the coding sequence ATGACAGCGAAACCAGATAATATAGACGAGTATATTGCGACTTTCCCACATGACGTACAAAAGATTCTGGAAGAAGTTCGCTCCACCATACAAAAGGCTGCCCCTGAAGCCACCGAAGCGATTAAATATGCTATTCCTACTTTTGTACTAAATGGTAATCTTGTGCATTTTGCTGCTTTTAAAAACCATATTGGTTTCTATCCGGCACCGGAAGGTATGGAAGAATTTGACAGAGAACTCACTGCTTACAAAAAAGGGAAAGGTTCTGTACAGTTTCCTTTTGATCAACCCATACCACTCGACTTGATTGCAAGAATCACCGCATTTAGAGTAAAACAGAATTCTGAAAAAAAGAAATAA
- a CDS encoding class I SAM-dependent methyltransferase gives MDTKNKEHWEAVYQNKGPEEVSWTQEIPKTSLNFIHSFNLNKSAKIIDIGGGDSKLVDFLLDEGFENISVLDISAKALEKAKLRLGNRSEKVNWIVSDILDFKPDTTFDVWHDRAAFHFLNTKEQVGKYIEIAQSAVSGYLTIGTFSENGPKKCSGLDIKQYSEETLHAVLENRFEKLHCIYEDHKTPFNTTQNFLFCSFKRNRN, from the coding sequence ATGGATACAAAAAACAAAGAACATTGGGAGGCCGTCTATCAGAATAAAGGCCCGGAAGAAGTAAGCTGGACACAAGAAATTCCAAAAACTTCATTGAATTTTATCCATTCTTTTAATTTAAATAAATCCGCTAAAATCATTGATATTGGCGGTGGCGATAGCAAATTGGTTGACTTTTTACTCGATGAAGGTTTTGAAAATATCAGCGTACTGGACATTTCTGCAAAAGCACTGGAAAAAGCAAAATTACGTTTGGGGAATAGGTCAGAAAAAGTAAACTGGATTGTAAGCGACATATTGGATTTTAAACCCGATACTACCTTTGATGTGTGGCATGACAGGGCTGCATTTCATTTCCTCAATACAAAAGAACAGGTAGGAAAGTATATCGAAATCGCCCAAAGTGCCGTTTCCGGATACCTTACAATTGGTACTTTTTCTGAAAACGGACCAAAAAAATGCAGTGGCCTTGATATAAAACAATATAGTGAAGAAACCCTGCATGCTGTATTAGAAAACAGATTTGAAAAATTACACTGTATTTACGAAGACCACAAAACACCTTTTAATACTACACAAAATTTCTTATTCTGTAGTTTTAAGAGAAATAGGAATTGA
- a CDS encoding heavy-metal-associated domain-containing protein, producing the protein MKNTFLKQSILLFFMLFAVASFGQEGKKNQKAVIKTSIHCDHCKECETCGSKFQSNMLKIKGVRMYELDEKNSTLTVYYNATKTDLQTIKTAISKLGYDADDIKADAVAYESLDNCCKKA; encoded by the coding sequence ATGAAAAACACTTTCTTAAAACAATCAATCTTATTATTTTTTATGCTATTTGCTGTTGCTTCATTTGGACAGGAAGGCAAGAAAAACCAAAAAGCAGTTATCAAAACCAGTATTCATTGCGACCATTGTAAGGAATGTGAAACCTGCGGGTCAAAATTTCAATCCAATATGCTAAAGATAAAAGGCGTACGAATGTATGAACTGGATGAAAAAAACAGTACACTTACGGTGTATTATAATGCTACAAAAACGGATTTACAGACTATTAAAACGGCCATCTCTAAATTAGGCTATGATGCAGACGATATCAAAGCTGATGCAGTTGCTTATGAAAGCTTAGACAATTGCTGTAAAAAAGCTTAA
- a CDS encoding GLPGLI family protein gives MKTFLFTLFATAIAPFAFAQEPDKALIRVRYAFSHVRDTTNRENYYRENMMLIAGKNASVYLSYDKIIQDIEAKEVFEKQKRQQANVETPTFVSPPKKRQFNSMEIFYFANRHKFIIKEQLVAFYLTEEKVEKIDWKISTDTRIIEGLNCKKATGYFRGRNWTAWFAEELPFSTGPWKLVGLPGLIVEAYDEDAEVSFIFLGLEKIDEKAKPVRNPSNDYTIRKIGSSNVLSETEIQLPPDAIKATPEEIKKLKETRDKDPKKFLQTQMELVGLGSLKQISPGKNTGIPAQMPVFNNPIERPKSLHPYP, from the coding sequence ATGAAAACTTTTCTATTTACTTTATTCGCAACAGCAATTGCCCCTTTTGCTTTTGCACAAGAGCCGGACAAGGCGTTGATTCGTGTAAGATATGCCTTTTCACATGTACGGGATACTACAAACAGGGAAAATTATTATCGGGAAAACATGATGCTGATAGCCGGTAAAAATGCTTCTGTATATTTAAGTTATGATAAAATAATACAGGATATAGAAGCCAAAGAAGTGTTTGAAAAACAAAAACGTCAGCAGGCTAATGTAGAAACTCCCACATTTGTTTCTCCGCCCAAAAAAAGACAATTCAATAGCATGGAGATTTTCTATTTTGCCAATCGGCATAAGTTTATAATAAAAGAACAATTGGTGGCCTTTTATCTTACAGAAGAAAAAGTAGAAAAAATCGACTGGAAAATCTCAACCGATACCCGTATTATTGAAGGCCTGAATTGCAAAAAAGCAACAGGCTATTTTAGAGGCAGGAACTGGACAGCCTGGTTTGCGGAAGAGTTACCTTTTTCAACCGGGCCATGGAAACTGGTAGGATTGCCCGGACTAATTGTTGAAGCTTATGATGAGGATGCAGAGGTGAGTTTTATCTTTTTAGGATTGGAGAAAATTGACGAAAAGGCAAAACCGGTTCGAAACCCATCAAATGATTATACCATCAGAAAAATAGGAAGCAGCAATGTCCTTTCAGAAACTGAAATTCAATTGCCTCCGGATGCTATTAAAGCAACTCCGGAAGAAATAAAGAAATTAAAGGAAACCCGCGATAAGGACCCAAAGAAATTCCTGCAAACCCAAATGGAATTAGTAGGACTTGGCAGCCTCAAACAAATTTCGCCTGGCAAAAACACTGGCATTCCTGCACAAATGCCCGTATTTAACAATCCGATAGAGCGTCCAAAATCTCTACATCCTTACCCATGA
- a CDS encoding GNAT family N-acetyltransferase: protein MALIKEFDFSQNLVLEDDIVLLRPLQHSDFENLLYFALNEPEIWTFSSIAASGSENLKNYINLAIQARENKTEFPFIVIDKKTGRYAGSTRFYDINFPFSSLQLGYTWYGKDFQGTGLNKHCKFLMLQFAFEVLKMERVEFRADSNNAKSIAAMKSIGCQVEGILRSHMPKLNSDDRRDSIILSILKNEWEEGARQRLLDKINNK, encoded by the coding sequence ATGGCATTAATTAAAGAATTTGACTTTTCACAAAACCTTGTTTTGGAAGATGATATCGTTTTGTTGCGCCCGTTGCAACATTCGGATTTTGAAAACCTGCTCTATTTTGCACTCAATGAGCCTGAAATCTGGACATTTTCAAGCATAGCGGCTAGTGGAAGTGAAAATCTGAAAAACTACATCAACCTGGCAATACAAGCTCGCGAAAACAAGACAGAATTTCCTTTTATCGTTATAGACAAGAAAACAGGGCGCTACGCCGGAAGCACACGCTTTTATGATATTAATTTTCCGTTTAGCAGCCTGCAGCTGGGATATACATGGTATGGGAAAGATTTTCAGGGCACCGGACTCAACAAACACTGCAAATTCCTGATGTTGCAATTTGCTTTTGAGGTTTTGAAAATGGAAAGGGTCGAATTCAGGGCAGACAGTAATAATGCCAAAAGCATAGCGGCAATGAAAAGTATTGGCTGCCAGGTAGAGGGAATATTGCGAAGCCATATGCCCAAACTCAATAGCGATGACAGACGCGATTCCATAATTTTGAGCATACTGAAAAACGAATGGGAGGAAGGAGCCAGACAAAGGCTGCTTGATAAAATAAATAACAAATAA
- a CDS encoding peptidylprolyl isomerase yields MKLKFICLLFLAMTTGLSAQTKSAAPKKAATTKKAGATAQDAGIYAQIETNKGRIVVKLEYQKTPITVANFISLAEGTNNAVSAKYKGKPFYTGIKFHRVIKDFMIQAGDPDGNGSGGPGYRFADEIVPELKHDSGGVLSMANAGVGTNGSQFFITHKDTPWLDGKHTVFGKVVSGMDVVNAIEQNDVIMEVKIIRNGAEAKKFDAAKVFNDYFVNKDENEKKQLAAEAEKKRALEAEYAPVKAKKVAEFAAMKATAKKTESGLQYAITHKGTGTKPTSGTVYVGYAGYLEDGSLFDSSNAEISKAFGKYDANRDAQGGYQPFPFDITNKGGLIPGFLEGINLMSFGDKATFFIPSNLGYGERGAGNVIPPNSNIIFEVELLEAPKQ; encoded by the coding sequence ATGAAATTAAAATTTATTTGCTTATTGTTTCTGGCCATGACAACTGGTCTTAGCGCCCAGACAAAATCAGCCGCTCCAAAGAAAGCCGCAACAACTAAAAAAGCAGGAGCTACGGCTCAAGACGCGGGCATTTATGCTCAGATAGAAACAAACAAAGGAAGAATAGTCGTGAAGTTGGAATACCAAAAGACACCTATCACAGTGGCCAACTTTATCTCACTTGCAGAGGGAACCAACAATGCCGTAAGCGCAAAATATAAAGGAAAACCTTTCTATACGGGAATTAAATTCCACAGAGTAATTAAAGATTTTATGATTCAGGCCGGTGACCCGGACGGTAATGGTTCCGGCGGTCCGGGCTATCGTTTTGCAGATGAAATTGTTCCGGAATTGAAACATGATTCAGGCGGTGTACTTTCTATGGCTAATGCCGGGGTTGGCACCAACGGAAGCCAGTTTTTTATCACTCATAAAGATACTCCGTGGCTTGACGGAAAACATACTGTTTTTGGTAAAGTAGTCAGCGGTATGGATGTGGTAAATGCTATTGAGCAGAATGATGTAATCATGGAAGTAAAAATCATCCGCAATGGTGCCGAAGCTAAAAAATTCGATGCTGCAAAAGTTTTTAATGATTACTTTGTTAACAAGGATGAAAATGAGAAAAAACAGCTTGCTGCCGAAGCCGAGAAAAAAAGAGCATTGGAAGCTGAGTATGCTCCTGTAAAGGCTAAAAAAGTTGCTGAATTTGCAGCTATGAAAGCTACTGCCAAAAAAACAGAATCAGGTTTACAGTATGCCATTACACATAAAGGAACCGGAACCAAACCTACATCAGGAACAGTTTACGTTGGTTATGCAGGTTATCTGGAAGACGGAAGCCTGTTTGACAGCAGTAATGCAGAAATATCAAAAGCATTCGGAAAATATGACGCTAACCGCGATGCACAAGGCGGCTACCAGCCATTTCCTTTTGACATTACAAACAAAGGAGGCCTGATTCCTGGTTTCCTTGAAGGAATTAACCTTATGTCATTTGGAGATAAGGCTACGTTCTTCATCCCGTCTAATCTCGGTTATGGCGAAAGAGGTGCTGGCAACGTAATTCCACCAAACTCCAACATTATTTTTGAAGTAGAGCTTTTGGAAGCACCAAAACAATAA
- a CDS encoding peptidylprolyl isomerase: MKKITSLLLSLSVLFLSCDKSNSNLPDGMYAEIETDKGTIMVELEYKKTPVTVANFVSLAEGKNPVVNEKYKGKPFYDGLKFHRVIPNFMIQGGDPDGNGSGGPGYRFQDEIVPELKHDKGGVLSMANGGKATNGSQFFITHQATPWLDGIHTIFGHVMGNGMEVVNAIQQDDVIKKITIIRKGQDAKKFDAPKIFKDGFDKQTEELKKLEEEQLKMREKYSAVIKEKEAQFQQLKAQSTKTQSGLQYKIITKGKGKKPVAGTPVSINYAGYFENGDLFDTNIESIATIFGKLDPNRAAAKAYSPIPFTIGMKEGMIPGFIEGIEQLSPGDKAVIFIPSYLAYGERGAGGVIPPNANIIFEIEMLGATPAN, translated from the coding sequence ATGAAGAAAATAACAAGTTTACTTTTAAGCCTTAGTGTTTTATTTTTATCCTGCGACAAGTCTAACAGCAATCTGCCTGATGGTATGTATGCTGAAATCGAAACAGACAAAGGAACCATTATGGTGGAACTGGAGTATAAAAAAACACCTGTTACGGTTGCTAATTTTGTATCGCTTGCCGAAGGAAAAAATCCTGTAGTAAATGAAAAATACAAAGGAAAACCCTTCTATGACGGATTAAAATTTCACAGGGTGATTCCTAATTTTATGATACAGGGTGGTGACCCCGACGGAAATGGTTCCGGAGGACCGGGTTACCGTTTTCAAGATGAAATTGTTCCGGAACTAAAACATGACAAAGGTGGTGTGCTGTCTATGGCAAACGGAGGTAAGGCTACAAACGGAAGTCAGTTTTTCATCACACACCAGGCCACACCATGGCTTGATGGCATCCATACTATTTTTGGCCATGTCATGGGTAACGGAATGGAAGTTGTGAATGCTATACAACAAGACGATGTTATTAAAAAAATAACCATTATCCGTAAGGGTCAGGATGCCAAAAAGTTTGATGCTCCTAAAATTTTTAAAGATGGTTTTGACAAACAAACTGAAGAGCTAAAAAAACTTGAAGAAGAGCAATTAAAGATGAGGGAGAAGTATTCTGCTGTCATTAAAGAAAAGGAGGCTCAATTCCAACAGTTAAAAGCGCAATCAACCAAAACCCAATCCGGATTACAATATAAAATAATTACCAAAGGAAAAGGCAAAAAGCCTGTAGCCGGAACTCCGGTTTCTATTAACTATGCCGGTTACTTTGAAAATGGTGATTTGTTTGACACCAATATCGAAAGTATCGCTACAATTTTCGGGAAATTAGACCCTAACAGAGCTGCTGCGAAGGCTTATTCTCCAATTCCCTTCACTATTGGAATGAAAGAAGGCATGATTCCGGGCTTTATTGAGGGCATTGAACAATTATCGCCTGGAGATAAAGCAGTTATCTTTATCCCTTCTTATCTTGCCTATGGAGAAAGAGGGGCTGGTGGTGTTATTCCTCCAAATGCTAATATTATTTTTGAAATTGAAATGCTGGGAGCTACTCCTGCAAACTAA
- the gldI gene encoding gliding motility-associated peptidyl-prolyl isomerase GldI: MKFFKLILGITAGALLVTGCTQQQARKPISNSSGTFMKESVERNKKLIAGEEAEIEAVIKKDTAAKYIATAKGYWYKYDLKSTLTDTLTPKKGDVAYFDYEVKDLNGNMIYTELELRPQVYRVDKQNIMMGMRDGIKLMKKGEKLTFLFPSHMGYGYHGDNRRIGHNQPLMVTITLKDIKPEKDAKATAKDAKTTVPLTTETPKTTETIKQ, translated from the coding sequence ATGAAATTTTTCAAGCTTATTTTGGGTATTACAGCCGGGGCTCTACTGGTTACGGGCTGTACACAACAACAGGCCAGAAAGCCTATTTCGAATTCATCAGGAACTTTTATGAAAGAATCTGTTGAGCGAAACAAAAAACTGATTGCCGGTGAGGAAGCCGAAATCGAAGCCGTTATCAAAAAAGATACGGCAGCCAAATATATAGCCACAGCAAAAGGTTATTGGTATAAATACGATTTAAAAAGTACGTTGACCGATACGCTGACTCCAAAAAAAGGAGATGTTGCTTATTTTGATTATGAAGTCAAAGACCTGAACGGCAACATGATTTATACAGAATTAGAACTTCGTCCACAGGTATATCGTGTCGATAAGCAAAATATCATGATGGGAATGCGTGACGGTATCAAGCTGATGAAAAAAGGGGAAAAACTGACTTTCCTTTTTCCTTCGCATATGGGCTATGGCTATCATGGCGATAACAGGAGAATTGGCCACAACCAGCCTTTGATGGTTACAATTACCCTAAAGGACATCAAACCGGAAAAAGACGCTAAGGCAACTGCTAAAGATGCAAAAACGACGGTCCCACTAACTACCGAGACTCCAAAAACAACAGAAACAATCAAACAATAA
- a CDS encoding DHH family phosphoesterase, which yields MKEEDIKGIQELLVSPKKIAIIPHRSPDGDAMGSTLGLCHLLKKLGHDAVVIAPNEFPEFLAWLPGSEAVLIYEKDKTNVTTVLQKAELVFTLDFNALHRTGEMESVLSKLTVPFIMIDHHQKPDNYAIYTYSDTNFGSTCEMIYNFILFLGHKNLIDKTIASCLYTGIVTDSGSFRFPSTTSMTHRVVAELLDIGVENGDIHNSLFDNNSYHRLQLLGRALQNMKVLPEYKTSYIKLTQQELDEFHYVKGDTEGIVNYGLTIRGIIFTAIFIENKEEGIIKISFRSQGNFDVNQFARDYFNGGGHINAAGGKSTLSLDETVKQFESILPKQNFNV from the coding sequence ATGAAAGAAGAAGATATTAAAGGGATACAGGAATTATTGGTATCGCCTAAAAAGATTGCAATTATTCCGCACCGAAGTCCAGATGGTGATGCTATGGGGTCTACCCTTGGATTATGCCACCTGCTAAAAAAACTAGGCCATGATGCCGTAGTGATTGCTCCAAATGAATTTCCTGAATTTCTGGCCTGGCTGCCCGGTTCTGAAGCCGTACTGATTTATGAAAAAGACAAAACAAATGTTACAACAGTTCTCCAAAAAGCAGAATTAGTCTTTACGTTAGATTTCAATGCACTTCACAGAACGGGAGAAATGGAAAGCGTATTATCGAAGTTAACAGTGCCGTTTATTATGATAGACCATCATCAGAAACCGGACAATTATGCGATTTATACTTATTCTGATACAAATTTCGGATCTACTTGCGAGATGATTTATAATTTCATCTTGTTTTTAGGCCATAAAAACCTGATTGACAAAACTATTGCTTCCTGCCTGTATACGGGAATAGTAACAGATTCCGGTTCTTTCCGTTTCCCTTCAACAACCAGTATGACCCATCGCGTTGTGGCTGAGTTGCTGGATATTGGCGTAGAAAACGGAGACATCCACAATTCATTGTTTGACAACAATTCTTATCACAGGCTTCAGCTTTTGGGAAGAGCATTGCAAAATATGAAGGTGCTGCCGGAATACAAAACCTCCTACATCAAACTGACACAGCAGGAACTCGATGAGTTTCATTATGTGAAAGGTGACACGGAAGGCATTGTAAACTATGGACTGACCATACGTGGAATTATTTTCACAGCCATATTTATCGAAAATAAAGAAGAAGGAATTATTAAGATTTCATTCCGTTCGCAGGGCAACTTTGATGTCAACCAATTTGCCCGCGACTATTTTAACGGTGGAGGGCATATTAATGCGGCTGGAGGAAAATCAACCCTATCTTTAGACGAAACCGTAAAACAATTTGAATCTATTTTACCAAAACAAAATTTTAATGTGTAG
- a CDS encoding voltage-gated chloride channel family protein, whose protein sequence is MESTGIQNHLSSFFKWIIICLLTGILSGLASALFLFLLEWATSYRENNYWIISLLPVGGLMIGLLYYYYGKEAVKGNNLILEEYDNPKKTIPFIMAPLVLAGTIITHLFGGSAGREGTAVQMGGALSDQFTLLFKLQPEERKTILIIGISAGFASIFGTPLAGALFALEVLYFSKIRINSIVPSFMTAYIAYYTVELLPVKHTHYSIPFVPELTAMNLFWIVPAGILFGLAAMLFSRTTHFWGRLFSKYIPYPPLRPFVGGIILAIVIFSFHTTKFIGLGIPAIVDSFQNQSDNFDFLLKILFTGFTLGAGFKGGEVTPLFFVGATLGSALSGLIPLPVALLAGMGFVAVFSGATHTPVACSIMGMELFGVDCGIYVALACLVAYFCSGSVGIYHSQIVKGPKHIVYQKIRRKDLKDL, encoded by the coding sequence ATGGAATCAACAGGTATTCAAAATCATTTATCTTCTTTTTTCAAATGGATAATAATCTGTTTGCTTACAGGAATACTTTCAGGATTAGCTTCGGCCCTCTTTCTTTTCTTGCTTGAATGGGCTACTTCTTACAGAGAAAATAATTATTGGATTATTTCCTTATTGCCTGTTGGAGGCCTGATGATAGGGCTTCTGTATTACTATTATGGCAAAGAAGCAGTAAAAGGAAACAATCTGATTTTAGAGGAATATGATAATCCGAAGAAAACCATTCCTTTTATAATGGCACCACTGGTGTTAGCAGGAACCATCATCACACATCTTTTTGGCGGTTCTGCCGGACGTGAAGGAACTGCCGTTCAAATGGGCGGTGCCCTATCCGACCAGTTTACACTTCTGTTTAAATTACAGCCTGAAGAACGAAAAACGATATTAATAATAGGAATAAGTGCGGGATTTGCTTCCATTTTTGGAACACCATTGGCCGGAGCCCTCTTTGCTCTTGAGGTTTTGTATTTCAGCAAAATACGAATCAACAGCATCGTTCCATCTTTTATGACCGCCTACATTGCTTATTATACGGTAGAGCTATTGCCTGTAAAACACACCCACTATTCCATTCCTTTTGTTCCGGAGCTTACTGCCATGAATTTATTTTGGATAGTTCCTGCCGGCATTCTTTTTGGACTCGCAGCTATGCTATTTTCAAGAACAACTCATTTTTGGGGACGCCTTTTTTCGAAATACATTCCATATCCACCTTTAAGACCATTTGTGGGTGGAATTATCCTTGCGATTGTTATTTTCAGCTTCCATACTACAAAATTTATCGGATTGGGGATACCTGCCATTGTGGATTCTTTCCAAAACCAGAGTGACAATTTTGATTTTTTACTTAAAATACTTTTTACCGGATTTACGTTAGGCGCCGGATTTAAAGGAGGCGAAGTGACACCTTTGTTTTTTGTTGGTGCAACCTTAGGGAGTGCACTTTCAGGTTTGATTCCGCTGCCTGTGGCACTTTTGGCGGGTATGGGTTTTGTTGCTGTTTTTTCGGGCGCCACACATACGCCTGTTGCCTGTAGCATCATGGGAATGGAACTCTTTGGAGTAGATTGTGGAATTTATGTCGCATTGGCCTGCCTGGTGGCTTATTTCTGTTCAGGTTCTGTAGGAATCTATCACTCTCAAATCGTTAAAGGACCAAAACATATTGTTTATCAGAAAATCAGGCGAAAAGACCTGAAAGATTTATAA